The sequence TAGAGATGGTGTTTTTCATCGGCAGGATAAAGGCGATCTCATTATTGTAGATAACAGAGATTGGTTAATGGATGTGAAGTATGTCGAATTTCTAAGAGATTACGGTAAGTATGTGTCAATTAATCGGATGCTTTCATTTGAGCACGTCAAAAGAAGGCTTGAGTTAGATCAGCCACTTTCATTTCTCGAGTTTAACTACATGTTATTGCAAGCATATGATTTTCTCGAGTTGAATAAAAAGTACAATTGTAGTGTGCAGTTTGGTGGATCAGAACAGTGGGGTAACATTGTCGCAGGAATAGAACTGGCGAAGAAAGTATCTGGTATTGATACAATGTATGGTGTTACAACTCCACTTATTACCAATTCTAGTGGTGTGAAGATGGGGAAAACGGTGGATGGTGCTGTATGGTTGAATAGCGATATGAAAAGTTCATATGATTTTTGGCAATTTTGGAGAAGCGTGGACGATAAAGACGTAAGGAGATTTATGCAGTTATACACTTATATGAGCTTAGAGGAGATATCTGAAGTTTGTAATGATAATGATATTAATCAGCAGAAGGTTATACTTGCAAATGCTGTAACTACGATCTGTCATAGCGCAGAAGAGGCAGAGAAAGCACATGAAAAAGCTTCAGCGATATACGAGAAAAAGAATTTCGATGATGTGCAAAGTTTTACTGTAGATTTCTCTAGAGATAAAAGTATTCCGTTATGCAATGTGATGGCTTCCACTGGTATTACATCGTCTATAGGTGAGGCTAAAAGACTGATTAGTGGTGGTGGTGTAAGGATAAATGGTATCGTTGTTGAAGATGAGTTACATAATTTATCAAAGGAAGATATAGCCACAGAAAAATGCATCATTTCTATAGGGAAAAAACGTTACTTTAAGTTAGTGGCGAGCTAGAAGTATTTTTTTATGGTGTTTTTTCGCCATAGATTATGGTTATTTTTGATATGATGAGTAATAATTATATTTTACATCAACATATTGTATTGAATTATTAGTATTATTTTGCTATTATAAAGATGTGTTGATTACGAGGACTCATGTTTATATTTTTTCAGTCTCTACGTGATCACACTTCTCATTT is a genomic window of Candidatus Fokinia solitaria containing:
- the tyrS gene encoding tyrosine--tRNA ligase, whose protein sequence is MNDLISFLQNRGFVYQSTDLNATRELFSNSVAAGYIGFDCTAKSLHIGSLVQLMLLSHVRNAGHNVIIVLGTATTMIGDPSDKTEMRRMMPYDEIVSNKRAIRANLLHFFGIDEDRDGVFHRQDKGDLIIVDNRDWLMDVKYVEFLRDYGKYVSINRMLSFEHVKRRLELDQPLSFLEFNYMLLQAYDFLELNKKYNCSVQFGGSEQWGNIVAGIELAKKVSGIDTMYGVTTPLITNSSGVKMGKTVDGAVWLNSDMKSSYDFWQFWRSVDDKDVRRFMQLYTYMSLEEISEVCNDNDINQQKVILANAVTTICHSAEEAEKAHEKASAIYEKKNFDDVQSFTVDFSRDKSIPLCNVMASTGITSSIGEAKRLISGGGVRINGIVVEDELHNLSKEDIATEKCIISIGKKRYFKLVAS